From one Candidatus Zixiibacteriota bacterium genomic stretch:
- a CDS encoding fibronectin type III domain-containing protein, with product MKRQHFFCHLLNYITNLPAITIVIFLIAATGNLIASDVTCSTVTIYWTAPGDDDNQGTANEYDIRYSTSAISEANWSSAIQVINEPIPQSSGIQESYTIEDLEPGTTYFFAVKTCDEIPNWSELSNIGNATTDSDTEAPAAIANLLASNPTLNSALLSWTAPGDDINQGTANEYDIRYSTSYITEANWNSAIQVDGEPSPQTAGSPESFTITGLQSSTTYFFAIKTADEMQNWSGLSNITNTRTDDEQNPPGAVVDLAASNPTENSITLNWTAPGDDGNQGTAAEYDVRYSTSMITEANWNIAIMISNEPTPQPAGSQESFVVDDLELSTTYYFALKTADEVFNLSALSNVAAGTTDNEHIAPAPIVNLQTTDSTGTSITLAWTAPGDDGNQGTASEYDIRYSVSTITEANWNSAIQVIGEPSPQTAGSQESFVVNGLDLNTTYYFAVKTADEVSNWSALSNIASAATENEQIEPGAVADLIAANPTENSITLTWTAPGNDGYEGTASEYDIRYSTAVISEANWGSAIQIDNEPAPQTAGSQETFVMNGFDINTLYYFAIKTADDVPNWSSLSNIASETTLNEQTAPANIADLQASDVTQSSILLTWTAPGDDGNQGTADKYDIRYSTAMITEANWDSATQANMEPSPQTAGNQESFTVISLDLNTIYYFAIKTADEVPNWSGLSNIALDATDNEHIAPDPITNLQISNLTENTVALTWTAPGDDGSAGTANQYDVRYSNMPVTDANWDFVSQASDEPSPHTAGHQETFTVNGLQSQTTYYFAIKTADEVPNWSGLSNIVSGTTPDLTLPAPIYDLIAAAGENEGEIDISWTASGDDSLTGLASEYIIKTYSGLITNLNWDSANTVADPPVPVEPGSLQTFTITGLEPAQLYFVAIKTIDDYGNISAISVVDSATSMFDWSPDSIDENANLPDEYALAQNYPNPFNPSTSINFSLPEPANVKLEIYNSIGQKVATLIEGNYPAGYYTEQWNGRGSYGQTLASGVYFYIIQAGQYVSTKKMMFLK from the coding sequence TAGTAATCTTTCTTATAGCCGCTACGGGCAATCTTATAGCCTCGGACGTAACCTGTTCAACAGTAACAATATATTGGACTGCGCCCGGCGATGACGATAATCAGGGTACAGCCAACGAATATGATATAAGATATTCAACTTCTGCGATTTCCGAGGCAAATTGGAGTTCGGCCATCCAGGTAATAAACGAACCTATCCCGCAATCATCGGGTATTCAGGAAAGTTATACTATTGAAGACCTTGAACCCGGCACAACTTATTTTTTTGCTGTTAAAACCTGCGATGAAATACCTAACTGGTCGGAGTTATCAAATATCGGCAATGCTACAACCGACAGCGATACCGAAGCACCTGCCGCAATTGCTAATCTTCTGGCCTCAAACCCAACACTAAATTCGGCGCTCTTAAGTTGGACTGCTCCGGGCGATGACATTAATCAGGGTACTGCCAATGAATATGATATAAGATATTCGACATCATATATTACTGAGGCTAACTGGAATTCGGCAATTCAGGTAGATGGCGAACCATCGCCGCAAACAGCCGGAAGCCCGGAATCATTTACAATTACCGGTCTTCAATCCAGTACTACTTATTTCTTTGCCATAAAAACCGCCGATGAAATGCAAAACTGGTCTGGTTTATCTAATATCACCAACACCAGAACGGATGATGAACAGAATCCGCCCGGCGCGGTGGTTGATTTGGCGGCATCCAATCCAACCGAAAATTCAATTACCCTAAACTGGACTGCGCCCGGCGATGACGGCAATCAAGGAACCGCCGCGGAATATGATGTCCGCTATTCAACCTCTATGATTACCGAGGCTAATTGGAATATAGCGATAATGATTTCGAATGAACCAACTCCCCAACCTGCCGGCAGTCAGGAGTCATTTGTCGTTGATGACTTGGAGTTAAGTACAACATACTATTTTGCCTTAAAAACCGCTGATGAAGTGTTCAATTTATCAGCTTTATCGAATGTAGCAGCCGGCACAACTGATAATGAACATATTGCGCCGGCTCCTATTGTCAATTTGCAAACAACAGATTCAACGGGAACATCAATAACCTTAGCCTGGACTGCGCCCGGCGATGACGGCAATCAGGGAACCGCCAGCGAGTATGATATTCGGTACTCAGTCTCGACGATTACTGAGGCTAACTGGAATTCTGCAATACAGGTTATCGGAGAGCCATCACCGCAAACAGCCGGCAGTCAAGAATCATTCGTTGTAAATGGTCTGGATTTGAACACCACATATTATTTCGCTGTTAAAACCGCCGATGAGGTGTCTAACTGGTCGGCACTGTCAAATATCGCCAGCGCCGCTACGGAAAACGAACAGATTGAGCCCGGAGCTGTGGCTGATTTAATAGCCGCTAATCCCACTGAGAATTCGATTACTCTCACCTGGACTGCCCCGGGCAATGATGGTTATGAAGGAACCGCCAGCGAATATGACATAAGGTATTCTACCGCTGTAATTTCTGAGGCCAACTGGGGTTCGGCTATCCAAATTGATAATGAACCGGCGCCGCAAACAGCCGGCAGTCAGGAAACATTTGTTATGAATGGATTTGATATCAATACCCTATATTACTTTGCGATAAAAACCGCTGATGATGTGCCAAACTGGTCGAGCTTATCAAATATCGCCAGCGAAACGACACTAAATGAACAGACTGCGCCGGCAAATATTGCCGACCTGCAAGCTTCAGATGTGACTCAATCATCAATATTGCTAACCTGGACCGCTCCCGGCGATGACGGCAATCAGGGAACCGCCGATAAGTATGATATAAGGTATTCAACAGCCATGATTACTGAAGCTAACTGGGACTCGGCAACTCAAGCAAATATGGAACCATCCCCGCAGACGGCAGGTAATCAGGAATCATTTACCGTGATTAGCCTTGATTTAAACACTATATACTACTTCGCAATCAAAACTGCCGATGAGGTACCTAACTGGTCAGGTTTATCAAACATCGCTTTAGATGCCACAGATAACGAACATATTGCGCCTGACCCGATAACCAACCTGCAGATTTCTAATCTGACTGAAAATACAGTTGCTCTTACCTGGACTGCTCCCGGTGATGACGGCAGTGCGGGAACTGCCAATCAATATGATGTTAGATATTCAAACATGCCTGTAACCGATGCCAATTGGGACTTTGTATCACAGGCAAGCGATGAGCCATCCCCGCATACGGCAGGCCATCAGGAAACATTTACTGTCAACGGTCTTCAATCTCAAACTACCTATTATTTCGCAATCAAGACCGCTGATGAGGTGCCGAATTGGTCTGGCCTATCTAATATCGTAAGCGGTACGACTCCCGATTTGACATTACCGGCGCCTATTTATGATCTTATTGCAGCTGCCGGAGAAAATGAAGGTGAGATTGACATAAGCTGGACCGCGTCGGGTGATGACAGCCTTACCGGTTTAGCCAGCGAATATATTATCAAAACCTATAGCGGATTGATTACTAATCTGAACTGGGACTCGGCGAATACTGTAGCCGATCCGCCCGTTCCTGTCGAACCGGGTTCGCTTCAAACCTTTACAATAACCGGACTGGAACCGGCGCAATTATATTTCGTGGCTATCAAAACTATTGACGACTATGGCAATATCTCGGCTATTTCAGTGGTTGATTCGGCGACATCAATGTTCGATTGGTCTCCGGACAGCATCGATGAAAATGCCAACTTGCCGGATGAATATGCTCTTGCCCAGAATTATCCCAATCCGTTTAATCCCTCGACAAGCATTAATTTTAGCCTGCCCGAGCCGGCGAACGTAAAACTTGAGATTTACAATTCGATAGGTCAGAAAGTAGCCACTCTAATTGAAGGCAATTATCCGGCTGGTTATTATACCGAACAATGGAACGGCAGAGGTTCATATGGCCAGACCCTTGCCAGCGGCGTATATTTTTATATCATTCAAGCCGGTCAATATGTTAGTACGAAAAAGATGATGTTTTTAAAATAG